Proteins from one Actinobacillus delphinicola genomic window:
- a CDS encoding YcgL domain-containing protein, with the protein MLCAIYKSHKKEGMYLYIKKRDQFDDVPEALLEHFGKPIFVMLFNLAGEKVLAQCDKKIVEQKLEETGFYLHYPPKSENLFEEWVAQNKKQKIKND; encoded by the coding sequence ATGCTTTGTGCTATTTATAAAAGCCATAAAAAAGAAGGCATGTATCTTTACATCAAAAAACGAGATCAATTTGATGATGTTCCAGAAGCATTGCTAGAACATTTCGGCAAACCGATTTTTGTAATGTTATTTAACCTAGCGGGTGAAAAGGTACTTGCACAATGTGACAAAAAAATTGTTGAACAAAAACTTGAAGAAACGGGATTTTATCTCCATTATCCCCCAAAGAGTGAAAACCTTTTTGAAGAATGGGTCGCTCAAAATAAGAAACAAAAAATTAAAAATGATTAG
- the xthA gene encoding exodeoxyribonuclease III, with the protein MKFISFNINGLRARPHQLEAIIEKHQPDVIGLQEIKVSDEDFPHHLFENCGYHVFHHGQKGHYGVALLCKKQPVAVRKGFSTDAPDAQRRLIMADIETEFGLLTVINGYFPQGESRKHETKFPLKEKFYADLLHYVTKEHNPENPILIMGDMNICPSDLDIGIGEVNRKRWLSRGVCAFLPEEREWYQRLYDAGLKDSFRQLNPLAYDKYSWFDYRSKGILDNRGLRIDHILVNDMLMQHCVDVGIDLEIRNMEKPSDHAPVWATFK; encoded by the coding sequence ATGAAATTTATTTCATTTAATATTAATGGCTTGAGAGCAAGACCTCATCAATTAGAGGCGATTATTGAAAAGCATCAACCTGATGTGATTGGTTTGCAAGAAATTAAAGTATCTGATGAAGACTTTCCGCATCATTTGTTTGAAAATTGTGGCTATCACGTTTTTCATCATGGTCAAAAAGGACATTACGGCGTAGCATTACTTTGTAAGAAACAACCTGTTGCTGTACGCAAAGGCTTTAGTACTGATGCACCTGACGCTCAACGTCGCCTTATTATGGCAGATATTGAAACAGAATTTGGATTACTTACTGTAATTAATGGTTATTTTCCACAAGGAGAATCTCGTAAACATGAAACGAAATTTCCATTAAAAGAAAAATTTTATGCAGATTTGTTGCATTACGTGACGAAAGAACATAATCCAGAGAATCCAATTCTCATTATGGGTGATATGAATATTTGCCCAAGTGATTTAGATATTGGTATTGGGGAGGTAAATAGAAAACGTTGGTTAAGTCGTGGCGTTTGTGCATTTTTACCAGAGGAGCGTGAATGGTATCAACGACTTTATGATGCGGGATTAAAAGACAGTTTCCGTCAACTTAATCCACTCGCGTATGATAAATATTCGTGGTTTGATTACCGTTCAAAAGGCATTTTAGATAATCGAGGATTACGAATTGATCATATTTTAGTTAATGACATGTTGATGCAACACTGTGTTGATGTGGGTATTGATTTAGAAATTCGTAACATGGAAAAACCATCTGATCACGCACCTGTTTGGGCGACGTTTAAGTGA
- a CDS encoding TIGR01619 family protein, whose amino-acid sequence MAAQWQHYRTNVNGNEALFSVNLSYVDEQRMDASTVVQFELPFEAESDGLPSESNFKRFIRDLIKVTSLINSLDKVSYVGYWLCNGVAQVYFYCTYEDKTELMAILEHANCQKVKAQLDPTWDIYFDFLIPSPLEIKMTATEEMLSILRQRGEELDKAYKVDHRFYFYQEQDMQEFLEYVAEQDKDFLSLQHSNMPVPVRENENAYLVKVEQEVNLEENIIFDTVEFFEQTSQEFQGRYLGWRPQNSVMDEKYLN is encoded by the coding sequence ATGGCAGCACAATGGCAGCATTACCGTACTAATGTAAATGGTAATGAAGCGCTTTTTTCTGTGAATTTGAGTTATGTAGATGAACAAAGAATGGATGCATCTACCGTAGTGCAATTTGAATTACCTTTTGAAGCAGAAAGTGATGGACTGCCATCAGAAAGTAACTTTAAACGTTTTATCCGAGATTTAATTAAAGTCACTTCATTGATTAACTCATTAGACAAGGTAAGTTATGTGGGGTATTGGCTTTGTAATGGGGTTGCACAGGTTTATTTTTATTGTACCTATGAAGATAAAACAGAGTTAATGGCAATCCTAGAGCATGCAAATTGCCAAAAGGTTAAAGCTCAACTTGATCCAACGTGGGATATTTATTTTGATTTTCTTATCCCATCACCTTTAGAAATTAAAATGACGGCAACAGAGGAAATGTTGTCTATTTTGCGACAACGTGGTGAAGAATTGGATAAAGCGTATAAGGTTGATCATCGTTTTTATTTCTATCAAGAACAAGATATGCAGGAATTTTTAGAATATGTGGCTGAACAAGATAAAGATTTTTTATCTTTGCAACATAGTAATATGCCAGTCCCAGTTCGAGAAAATGAAAATGCGTATCTAGTCAAAGTAGAGCAAGAAGTCAATTTAGAAGAAAATATTATTTTTGATACCGTTGAATTTTTTGAACAAACGAGTCAGGAATTTCAAGGACGTTATCTTGGATGGCGTCCACAAAACTCGGTAATGGATGAAAAATATTTAAATTAA
- the yihI gene encoding Der GTPase-activating protein YihI: MARQKKTRKISDIMPTRKADKKVPMPKNRRQMSRYELDAQAREDKKKRKHKGLSSGSRNGGVEKKEIKNQSMPQDPRVGSRKKVPLIVEEVVGKNLKPIAKSKDVIEIVKPTALDPNVELMQLENNECLNQLLDDLEAGKKLSHEDQQFVDECLARIEELMDQLGLADEENEDDLYRTFEKIDINQFK, from the coding sequence ATGGCTCGTCAAAAGAAAACACGTAAAATTTCAGATATTATGCCAACCCGAAAGGCTGACAAAAAAGTGCCGATGCCTAAAAATCGTCGCCAAATGAGCCGTTATGAGCTAGATGCACAAGCCCGTGAAGATAAGAAAAAACGTAAACATAAAGGGCTTTCTTCTGGTAGTCGTAATGGAGGCGTTGAGAAAAAAGAAATTAAAAATCAGAGTATGCCACAAGATCCACGTGTAGGTAGTCGTAAAAAAGTGCCTCTTATTGTGGAAGAAGTTGTTGGTAAAAACTTAAAACCTATTGCGAAATCAAAAGATGTAATCGAAATCGTTAAACCAACTGCGTTAGATCCAAATGTTGAATTAATGCAATTGGAAAATAATGAATGTTTAAATCAACTTTTAGATGATTTAGAAGCAGGTAAAAAATTATCTCATGAAGATCAACAATTCGTTGACGAATGTTTAGCTCGTATCGAAGAATTGATGGATCAACTTGGTTTAGCGGATGAAGAAAATGAAGATGATCTTTACCGTACTTTTGAGAAAATTGATATTAACCAATTCAAATAG
- a CDS encoding DUF2489 domain-containing protein, protein MLWGLFSLGIIIIAVMLAYAVYLLLKLKKQKLAFRKARQARAERLKESILIIAKAMQSGDCNFSEGVIRIKMLLQPLGLDFMRYPAMQNLYNVVMDMPTHDARKALKRNERMRLDLIREKAEDDYQDSIHQELPTLIQEVKAYVIN, encoded by the coding sequence ATGTTATGGGGACTATTTAGTTTAGGTATCATCATTATTGCAGTGATGCTGGCATATGCTGTTTATCTTTTATTAAAACTTAAAAAACAAAAATTAGCGTTTCGTAAAGCTCGCCAAGCGAGAGCAGAACGTTTGAAAGAAAGCATTTTAATTATCGCAAAAGCCATGCAAAGTGGTGACTGTAATTTCTCAGAAGGTGTGATTCGCATCAAAATGTTACTACAACCACTTGGGCTTGATTTCATGCGCTATCCCGCTATGCAGAATTTGTATAACGTAGTGATGGATATGCCGACTCATGATGCACGCAAAGCCTTGAAACGCAACGAACGTATGCGCCTTGATTTAATTCGTGAAAAAGCTGAAGATGATTATCAAGACTCTATTCATCAAGAATTGCCGACATTAATTCAAGAAGTAAAGGCATACGTAATTAATTAA